The Schistosoma haematobium chromosome 7, whole genome shotgun sequence genome contains a region encoding:
- a CDS encoding hypothetical protein (EggNog:ENOG410VGNY~COG:S), whose translation MFISTSLEQYRSRNCKIRNACKTLIRLDDHMKNNWLGIVDIVRNGYSRTQRSDRIPSLLIQEDPLILARDDTEKPEALSEYFSKVFSIGNGERQTIHCNCSGSLMDPAVIEKGTVLRLLQHLKPDKSSGPDDIHPRFMKAISDIIAELLATLFDIFLSILFYLFEH comes from the coding sequence atgttcatctctactagcttagaacaatacagatccaggaattgtaagattaggaatgcatGTAAAACGTTAATAAGACTAGACgatcatatgaaaaacaattggttagggattgtagatatagtccgaaacggttattctcgtactCAGAGAAGCGAtagaattccatcacttttaaTACAAGAAGACCCATTAATCTTGGCAAGAGATGATACTGAAAAacctgaagctttatcggaatatttcagtaaagtgttttctatcggtaatggAGAACGACAAACGATTCATTGTAATTGTAGCGGCTCGTTGATGGATCCCGCAGTTATTGAGAAAGGTACCGtcttaaggctacttcagcatctgaAACCAGATAAGTCCAGcggtcctgatgatattcatcctaggtttatgaaagccatatcagatatAATTGCTGAACTTTTAGCGACACTGTTTGACATATTTCTGtccatattattttatttatttgaacactaa